In Shinella sp. XGS7, a single genomic region encodes these proteins:
- the gsiC gene encoding glutathione ABC transporter permease GsiC: MLNYFLKRLLGLIPTLLIVAVLVFLFVHMLPGDPARLAAGQDADEQTIELVRKELGLDKPLPQQFVSYFGHLVQGDFGTSMRTRRPVATEIGERFMPTLLLTVASMSWAVVFGMAIGITSAVYRNRWPDRLGMTIAVSGISFPAFALGMLLMQVFSVQLGWLPTVGADSWKHYILPSLTLGAAVAAVMARFTRASFVEVIQEDFVRTARAKGLNERTVIAKHALRNALIPVVTMMGLQFGFLLGGSIVVEAVFNWPGLGRLLVDAVTQRDYPVIQTLVLLFSLEFILINLVVDLLYGFINPTIRYK, from the coding sequence ATGCTGAACTATTTTCTGAAACGGCTGCTGGGACTGATTCCCACCTTGCTGATCGTCGCCGTGCTGGTGTTCCTCTTCGTGCACATGCTGCCGGGTGATCCGGCGCGCCTGGCCGCGGGCCAGGATGCCGATGAGCAGACCATCGAGCTGGTGCGCAAGGAGCTGGGCCTGGACAAGCCGCTGCCGCAGCAGTTCGTCAGCTACTTCGGCCATCTGGTGCAGGGGGACTTCGGCACCTCGATGCGCACGCGCCGTCCGGTCGCCACCGAGATCGGCGAGCGCTTCATGCCCACCCTGCTGCTCACCGTGGCCAGCATGAGCTGGGCCGTGGTCTTCGGCATGGCCATCGGCATCACCTCGGCGGTCTACCGCAACCGCTGGCCGGACCGCCTGGGCATGACCATCGCCGTCTCGGGCATCTCCTTCCCGGCCTTTGCCCTGGGCATGCTGCTGATGCAGGTCTTCTCGGTGCAGCTGGGCTGGCTGCCCACCGTGGGCGCCGACAGCTGGAAGCACTACATCCTGCCCTCGCTGACCCTGGGCGCTGCGGTGGCGGCGGTGATGGCACGCTTCACCCGCGCCTCCTTCGTGGAAGTGATCCAGGAAGACTTTGTGCGCACCGCCCGCGCCAAGGGCCTGAACGAGCGCACGGTGATCGCCAAGCATGCCCTGCGCAATGCCCTGATTCCCGTGGTGACCATGATGGGCCTGCAGTTCGGCTTCCTGCTGGGCGGCTCCATCGTGGTGGAGGCCGTCTTCAACTGGCCGGGCCTGGGCCGCCTGCTGGTGGACGCCGTGACCCAGCGCGACTATCCGGTGATCCAGACCCTGGTGCTGCTGTTCTCGCTGGAATTCATCCTGATCAATCTGGTGGTGGACCTGCTGTATGGCTTCATCAACCCGACCATCCGCTACAAGTGA
- a CDS encoding nucleoside deaminase: MSATATAPDGWDEAAEGRYLRRAIALSAEGRARGNRPFGALIVDASGELLAEAWCDTTESGDCTGHAEVNAIRRAHPAHGRARLEGATLYSSAEPCVMCAGAIFWSGIRRVVFGIDAVALRVFRGELATQRDAELSCREVFAASPHAIRCIGPVLDQEAAAVHQGFWR; the protein is encoded by the coding sequence ATGAGCGCCACTGCCACCGCGCCGGACGGCTGGGATGAGGCCGCCGAGGGCCGCTATCTGCGCCGCGCCATCGCGCTCTCGGCCGAGGGCCGGGCACGCGGCAACCGGCCCTTTGGCGCCCTGATCGTGGATGCCAGCGGCGAGCTGCTGGCCGAGGCCTGGTGCGACACCACGGAAAGCGGGGACTGCACCGGCCATGCCGAGGTCAATGCCATCCGCCGCGCGCACCCCGCGCACGGCCGGGCGCGGCTGGAGGGCGCCACGCTCTACAGCTCGGCCGAGCCCTGCGTGATGTGCGCCGGTGCCATCTTCTGGTCCGGCATCCGGCGGGTGGTCTTCGGCATCGACGCGGTGGCCCTGCGCGTGTTCCGCGGCGAGCTGGCCACGCAGCGCGATGCCGAGCTCTCCTGCCGCGAGGTCTTCGCCGCCTCGCCCCATGCCATCCGCTGCATCGGGCCGGTGCTGGACCAGGAGGCCGCGGCCGTGCACCAGGGCTTCTGGCGCTGA
- the gsiB gene encoding glutathione ABC transporter substrate-binding protein GsiB, translating into MTVRMTPLRRSMFAAGLLALAAGSALAAKDVVLAISGQPETLDPYNTNTTLTTAVTKSFYQGLYEFDKDLKVRPVLAESHTVSKDGLVYTFKLRAGVKFHDGTDFNAEAVKITLDRVLDPENKLARFNQFNRVDKVEVAGPLSVRITLKEPFGPFINSLAHASAAMISPAALKKYGNKDIAFNPVGTGPFVFVEWKQTDFVKGKKFEGYWQKGYPKVDNITWKPVPENNTRAAMLQTGEADFATPLPYEQAEALKSNPKLKVVTAPSIITRYVSFNQMQKPFDNPKVRQAINYAINKQALAKVAFNGYAIPAEGYVPQGVQYAHKMAPWPYDPKKARELLKEAGYPNGFESVLWSAYTTTTAQKAIQFLQQQLAQVGIKVTVQALEPGQRVEWVQQAADPKTAKVRMYYAGWSSSTGEADWALRPLLATEAWPPKLNNTAYYSSPVVDEALAKALKSTDDKEKAAFYRTAQEQLMKDAPWAPLVTEQNLYASAKRLSGVFVMPDGNINSTEIAVSE; encoded by the coding sequence ATGACCGTACGCATGACCCCGCTGCGACGCAGCATGTTCGCCGCCGGCCTGCTGGCCCTGGCCGCTGGTTCGGCCCTGGCCGCCAAGGACGTGGTGCTGGCCATCAGCGGCCAGCCCGAGACCCTGGACCCCTACAACACCAACACCACGCTGACCACCGCGGTCACCAAGTCCTTCTACCAAGGGCTGTACGAGTTCGACAAGGACCTCAAGGTGCGCCCGGTGCTGGCCGAGAGCCACACCGTCTCCAAGGACGGCCTGGTCTACACCTTCAAGCTGCGCGCCGGCGTGAAGTTCCATGACGGCACCGACTTCAATGCCGAGGCGGTCAAGATCACGCTGGACCGCGTGCTGGACCCCGAGAACAAGCTGGCCCGTTTCAACCAGTTCAACCGCGTGGACAAGGTCGAGGTGGCCGGTCCGCTGTCCGTGCGCATCACGCTGAAGGAGCCCTTCGGCCCCTTCATCAACTCGCTGGCCCATGCCTCGGCCGCGATGATCTCGCCCGCCGCGCTGAAGAAGTACGGCAACAAGGACATCGCCTTCAATCCCGTGGGCACCGGTCCCTTCGTCTTCGTCGAGTGGAAGCAGACCGACTTCGTCAAGGGCAAGAAGTTCGAGGGCTACTGGCAGAAGGGCTACCCCAAGGTGGACAACATCACCTGGAAGCCGGTGCCGGAGAACAACACCCGCGCCGCCATGCTGCAGACCGGCGAGGCCGACTTCGCCACGCCCCTGCCCTATGAGCAGGCCGAGGCGCTCAAGAGCAACCCGAAGCTGAAGGTGGTGACGGCGCCGTCCATCATCACGCGCTACGTCAGCTTCAACCAGATGCAGAAGCCCTTCGACAACCCGAAGGTGCGTCAGGCCATCAACTACGCCATCAACAAGCAGGCCCTGGCCAAAGTGGCCTTCAATGGCTATGCCATCCCGGCCGAGGGCTATGTGCCCCAGGGCGTGCAGTACGCCCACAAGATGGCGCCCTGGCCCTATGACCCCAAGAAGGCGCGCGAGCTGCTGAAGGAAGCCGGCTACCCCAACGGCTTCGAGTCCGTGCTGTGGAGCGCCTACACCACCACCACCGCCCAGAAGGCCATCCAGTTCCTGCAGCAGCAGCTGGCCCAGGTGGGCATCAAGGTGACGGTGCAGGCCCTGGAGCCGGGTCAGCGCGTGGAATGGGTGCAGCAAGCCGCCGACCCCAAGACCGCCAAGGTGCGCATGTACTACGCCGGCTGGTCCTCCTCGACCGGCGAGGCCGACTGGGCCCTGCGCCCCCTGCTGGCCACCGAAGCCTGGCCGCCCAAGCTGAACAACACCGCCTACTACAGCAGCCCGGTGGTGGATGAGGCGCTCGCCAAGGCCCTGAAGTCCACGGACGACAAGGAGAAGGCCGCCTTCTACCGCACCGCGCAGGAGCAGCTGATGAAGGACGCACCCTGGGCGCCCCTGGTCACCGAGCAGAACCTCTACGCCAGCGCCAAGCGTCTGTCCGGCGTGTTCGTGATGCCCGACGGCAATATCAACTCGACCGAGATCGCGGTCTCCGAGTAA
- a CDS encoding isoaspartyl peptidase/L-asparaginase family protein — MTSPTPVIAIHGGAGTLSRSNISPEQEAAYHAALAEILRAGQRVLAEGGSALDAVSLAVDLLEDNPLFNAGHGAVFTSAESHELDAAVMDGRDLRAGAVACVSRIKRPLRAARAVMERSEHVLLAGPGAEAFAASQGLELVDPSYFSTEFRRAQLKRAQAADVTVLDHDGGQDQRPLDETRKFGTVGAVALDAQGNLAAATSTGGMTNKRPGRVGDSPLIGAGTYADNRTAAISCTGSGEMFIRANAAFDVCARMAYGGQSLAQAAEAVVMQALPAIDGRGGLIAVDAQGHVSLPFNTEGMYRGSMRVGDAEPFTAIFR, encoded by the coding sequence GTGACCTCTCCCACTCCCGTCATCGCCATCCATGGGGGCGCCGGCACGCTCAGCCGCAGCAATATCAGCCCCGAGCAGGAAGCGGCCTATCACGCCGCCCTGGCCGAGATCCTGCGCGCCGGCCAGCGTGTGCTGGCCGAGGGCGGCTCGGCCCTGGATGCCGTCAGCCTGGCCGTGGATCTGCTGGAAGACAACCCGCTGTTCAATGCCGGCCATGGCGCGGTGTTCACCAGCGCCGAGAGCCACGAGCTGGATGCTGCGGTGATGGACGGCCGCGATCTGCGTGCCGGCGCGGTGGCCTGCGTCTCGCGCATCAAGCGCCCGCTGCGCGCCGCGCGCGCCGTGATGGAGCGCAGCGAGCATGTGCTGCTGGCCGGCCCCGGCGCCGAGGCCTTTGCGGCGAGCCAGGGCCTGGAACTGGTGGACCCCAGCTACTTCTCCACCGAGTTCCGCCGTGCCCAGCTCAAGCGCGCCCAGGCCGCGGACGTGACCGTGCTGGACCACGACGGCGGCCAGGATCAGCGTCCGCTGGACGAGACCCGCAAGTTCGGCACCGTGGGCGCCGTGGCCCTGGATGCGCAAGGCAATCTGGCGGCCGCCACCTCCACCGGCGGCATGACCAACAAGCGCCCGGGCCGCGTGGGCGACTCGCCCCTGATCGGCGCCGGCACCTATGCCGACAACCGCACGGCCGCCATCTCCTGCACCGGCAGCGGCGAGATGTTCATTCGCGCCAATGCGGCCTTCGATGTCTGCGCCCGCATGGCCTATGGTGGCCAGAGCCTGGCGCAGGCGGCCGAGGCCGTGGTGATGCAGGCCCTGCCCGCCATCGACGGCCGCGGCGGCCTGATCGCGGTGGACGCCCAAGGCCATGTGAGCCTGCCCTTCAACACCGAGGGCATGTACCGCGGTTCCATGCGGGTCGGCGATGCCGAGCCCTTCACCGCGATCTTCCGCTGA
- a CDS encoding MurR/RpiR family transcriptional regulator, with amino-acid sequence MATFPGNPSMAQRIAQAMPSLTSSHRRVADYVLAHPLKVATMPIDELAAAAGVSVATANRFARALAFEGFAQFRAALVLGFETALAPVEKLRSKLEEGPTTAADVFDSALADIARNAEATRRSLDPRVCAQAVEALLKAQRIYVIGYGASAWLGGLLTRNLDRYCENVQLLSSIESSSYGARMLSRLKPRDLVVAIAFPRYFSDTVLLARRVHEAGVPLLAITDGPASPLAPLASLALYAKTEAQYFANSETGALALIEALCSAVAHSAKGSLRAAEQLTESVLPWLDGGHAERLRPVEGARARQTKKASQ; translated from the coding sequence ATGGCGACCTTTCCCGGCAATCCCTCGATGGCCCAGCGCATCGCGCAGGCCATGCCCTCGCTGACGAGTTCGCATCGTCGCGTGGCGGACTATGTGCTGGCCCATCCGCTCAAGGTGGCCACCATGCCCATCGACGAGCTGGCCGCCGCGGCCGGCGTTTCGGTGGCCACGGCCAACCGCTTTGCCCGCGCCCTGGCCTTCGAGGGCTTCGCGCAGTTCCGCGCCGCCCTGGTACTGGGCTTCGAGACCGCGTTGGCGCCGGTGGAGAAGCTGCGCAGCAAGCTGGAGGAGGGCCCCACCACGGCGGCCGATGTCTTTGACAGCGCCCTGGCCGACATCGCCCGCAACGCCGAGGCCACGCGCCGCAGCCTGGACCCGCGCGTCTGCGCCCAGGCGGTGGAGGCCCTGCTCAAGGCCCAGCGCATCTATGTGATCGGCTATGGCGCCAGCGCCTGGCTGGGCGGCCTGCTCACCCGCAATCTGGACCGCTACTGCGAGAACGTGCAGCTGCTCTCCAGCATCGAGAGTTCCTCCTACGGCGCGCGCATGCTCAGCCGGCTCAAGCCGCGCGATCTGGTGGTGGCCATCGCCTTCCCGCGCTATTTCTCCGACACCGTGCTGCTGGCCCGCCGCGTGCACGAGGCCGGCGTGCCCCTGCTGGCCATCACCGACGGCCCCGCCTCGCCCCTGGCCCCGCTGGCCAGCCTGGCCCTCTATGCCAAGACCGAGGCCCAGTACTTCGCCAATTCCGAAACCGGCGCCCTGGCCCTGATCGAGGCCTTGTGCAGCGCCGTGGCCCATTCGGCCAAGGGCTCGCTGCGGGCGGCCGAGCAGCTCACCGAGTCGGTGCTGCCCTGGCTGGACGGCGGCCATGCCGAACGTCTGCGTCCCGTCGAGGGCGCCCGCGCCCGTCAAACCAAGAAGGCTTCCCAGTGA
- the gsiD gene encoding glutathione ABC transporter permease GsiD, giving the protein MTTNTANAAATASAKPEGVRTPWSEFWRKFRKQHVALVALGFVTLLVLVAIFAPWVAPFDPENYFDYDRLNEGPSALHWLGVDPLGRDIFSRILMGARISLATGFLSVALGGLIGTALGLLAGYYEGWWDRIVMRISDVLFAFPGILLALGVVAILGSSMINVVVAVSVFSVPAFARLVRGNTLVLKQMTYVEAVRSIGANDWTIIVRHILPGTISSIVVYFTMRLGTSIITAASLSFLGMGAQPPTPEWGAMLNEARADMVNAPHVALFPSLAIFLTVLAFNLLGDGLRDALDPKIDRK; this is encoded by the coding sequence ATGACGACGAACACCGCCAACGCCGCCGCCACCGCCTCCGCCAAGCCCGAGGGCGTTCGCACGCCCTGGAGCGAGTTCTGGCGCAAGTTCCGCAAGCAGCATGTGGCCCTGGTGGCCCTGGGCTTCGTGACCCTGCTGGTGCTGGTCGCGATCTTCGCGCCCTGGGTCGCGCCCTTCGATCCGGAAAACTACTTCGACTACGACCGCCTCAACGAAGGCCCCTCGGCCCTGCACTGGCTGGGCGTGGACCCGCTGGGCCGCGACATCTTCAGCCGCATCCTGATGGGCGCGCGCATCTCCCTGGCCACCGGCTTTCTCTCGGTGGCCCTGGGCGGCCTGATCGGCACGGCCCTGGGCCTGCTGGCCGGCTATTACGAGGGCTGGTGGGACCGCATCGTGATGCGCATCTCGGACGTGCTCTTCGCCTTCCCCGGCATCCTGCTGGCCCTGGGCGTGGTGGCCATCCTGGGCAGCAGCATGATCAATGTGGTGGTGGCGGTCTCGGTCTTCAGCGTGCCGGCCTTTGCCCGCCTGGTGCGCGGCAACACCCTGGTGCTCAAGCAGATGACCTATGTGGAGGCGGTGCGCTCCATCGGCGCCAATGACTGGACCATCATCGTGCGCCACATCCTGCCGGGCACCATCTCCTCCATTGTCGTGTACTTCACGATGCGTCTGGGCACCTCCATCATCACGGCGGCCAGCCTGTCCTTCCTGGGCATGGGCGCCCAGCCGCCCACGCCGGAATGGGGCGCCATGCTCAACGAGGCGCGCGCCGATATGGTGAACGCGCCGCATGTGGCGCTGTTCCCCAGCCTGGCCATCTTCCTGACCGTGCTGGCCTTCAATCTGCTGGGCGATGGCCTGCGCGACGCGCTGGACCCCAAGATCGATCGCAAGTGA
- a CDS encoding M55 family metallopeptidase — MKILISTDIEGVAGVYHPEQTRAGNGEYERARRLMTEEANAAIAGAFEGGASEVFVNDSHGGFRNLLPDQLDARAQVVQGKPRYLSMVAGVDEPGMAAVCMIGYHSRAQGRGILAHTINSFAFARVWLNGQELGEMGIYGALAGEYGVPVVMASGDDVFIEEHRPLFPHTRFVQTKRATGHTAGISLAPAAACAAIRAGVAEALRAPRPQPWVLGGTITVRIQTQTAALADLFCQWPTLQRLAGDEIGFEAPTVEAAVRMINSLSAMSAMLR, encoded by the coding sequence ATGAAGATCCTGATCTCCACCGATATCGAGGGCGTCGCCGGCGTCTATCACCCCGAGCAGACCCGCGCCGGCAACGGCGAGTACGAGCGCGCCCGCCGCCTGATGACGGAGGAGGCCAATGCGGCGATTGCCGGTGCCTTCGAGGGCGGGGCCAGCGAGGTCTTCGTCAACGACTCGCACGGCGGTTTCCGCAATCTGCTGCCGGACCAGCTGGACGCCCGCGCCCAGGTGGTGCAGGGCAAGCCGCGCTACCTGAGCATGGTGGCCGGTGTGGACGAGCCGGGCATGGCCGCCGTCTGCATGATCGGCTACCACTCGCGGGCCCAGGGCCGCGGCATCCTGGCCCACACCATCAACAGCTTTGCCTTTGCCCGCGTCTGGCTCAATGGGCAGGAGCTGGGCGAGATGGGGATCTACGGCGCCCTGGCGGGCGAGTACGGCGTTCCGGTCGTGATGGCCAGCGGCGACGATGTCTTCATCGAGGAGCATCGCCCCCTGTTCCCGCACACACGCTTTGTGCAGACCAAGCGCGCCACGGGCCACACCGCCGGCATCAGCCTGGCGCCGGCTGCGGCCTGCGCCGCCATCCGCGCCGGCGTGGCCGAGGCCCTGCGGGCGCCGCGCCCCCAGCCCTGGGTGCTGGGCGGCACGATCACGGTGCGCATCCAGACCCAGACCGCAGCCCTGGCCGATCTCTTCTGCCAATGGCCCACGCTGCAGCGCCTGGCCGGCGACGAGATCGGCTTCGAGGCGCCC
- a CDS encoding P1 family peptidase produces the protein MSQAPRIGTLPSGPLDLISDVAGVTVGHCTLAEGALQTGVTVVKPHAGDPYRDRVPAAAVVLNGFGKSIGLVQLEELGVLETPIALSNTYAVGALAQAQIRACVAANPQSGRRLSTVNPLVFECNDGQLNDIQALALGEAHYQQALQAAAPAFAQGAVGAGRGMSSFGLKGGIGSASRLAGGYTLGALVLSNFGRPEQLTLAGRHLGAALTARLAEAHAEPEKGSIIMLLATDAPLDARQLRRLALRAGAGLARTGSVFGHGSGDIALAFSTAYTWPQDPLRPMPAVALLHDAKLDPLFQAAADATEQAIVQALWQAETVIGRDGLCRRALRDVFQPHELAP, from the coding sequence ATGAGCCAAGCGCCGCGCATCGGCACGCTGCCTAGCGGGCCGCTGGACCTGATCAGCGATGTGGCCGGCGTCACGGTGGGCCACTGCACCCTGGCCGAGGGGGCGCTGCAGACCGGCGTCACCGTGGTGAAGCCGCATGCCGGCGACCCCTACCGCGATCGCGTGCCGGCCGCGGCCGTGGTGCTCAACGGCTTCGGCAAGAGCATAGGCCTGGTGCAGCTGGAGGAGCTGGGCGTGCTGGAGACGCCCATTGCGCTCTCCAACACCTATGCGGTGGGCGCGCTGGCCCAGGCGCAGATCCGCGCCTGCGTGGCGGCCAATCCGCAAAGCGGCCGGCGGCTTTCCACCGTGAATCCGCTGGTCTTCGAGTGCAATGACGGCCAGCTCAACGACATCCAGGCCCTGGCCCTCGGCGAGGCGCATTACCAGCAGGCTCTGCAGGCCGCCGCCCCCGCCTTCGCCCAGGGCGCCGTGGGCGCGGGGCGCGGCATGTCCAGCTTCGGCCTCAAGGGCGGCATCGGTTCGGCCTCGCGCCTGGCCGGCGGCTACACGCTGGGTGCGCTGGTGCTGTCCAACTTCGGCCGGCCCGAGCAGCTGACGCTGGCCGGACGGCATCTCGGCGCCGCGCTGACGGCCCGGCTCGCTGAAGCCCATGCCGAGCCCGAGAAGGGCTCCATCATCATGCTGCTCGCCACCGATGCGCCGCTGGACGCACGCCAGCTGCGCCGCCTGGCCCTGCGCGCGGGCGCCGGCCTGGCGCGCACCGGCTCGGTCTTCGGCCATGGCAGCGGCGATATCGCCCTGGCCTTCTCCACCGCCTACACCTGGCCGCAGGACCCGCTGCGGCCCATGCCCGCCGTCGCGCTGCTGCACGACGCGAAGCTGGACCCGCTGTTCCAGGCCGCGGCCGACGCCACCGAGCAGGCCATCGTGCAGGCCCTCTGGCAGGCCGAGACGGTGATCGGCCGCGACGGCCTGTGCCGCCGCGCTCTGCGCGATGTTTTCCAGCCCCACGAGCTCGCCCCATGA